A portion of the Sebastes fasciatus isolate fSebFas1 chromosome 2, fSebFas1.pri, whole genome shotgun sequence genome contains these proteins:
- the dbndd1 gene encoding dysbindin domain-containing protein 1 isoform X1, with product MEAQGGAGSPEPNKDIQKLLKPSSSGDLSKELLFHHPAGEEEEGGLLGHTASLLHITEKRQPLSSVSSLEVHFDLLDLTELTDMSDQELAEVFADSDEENHNESPAGSHQPMLPRGGYMRSPSWTRCSKVEPPRERKHHSDSDTAEPLMKLERPKQQ from the exons ATGGAGGCACAGGGAGGGGCAGGGAGCCCAG AGCCCAATAAAGACATCCAGAAGCTGCTGAAGCCCTCCAGCTCAGGTGACCTATCTAAGGAGTTGTTGTTCCACCACCcagcaggggaggaggaggagggcggcCTGTTGGGGCACACCGCTAGCCTGCTGCACATCACCGAGAAGAGAC AACCACTGAGTAGTGTGTCTTCTTTGGAGGTGCACTTTGACCTCTTGGATCTGACTGAGCTGACTGATATGTCCGACCAAGAACTGGCTGAAGTCTTCGCTGACTCTGATGAGGAGAACCACAACGAGTCCCCAGCAG GTTCCCACCAGCCTATGCTGCCCAGAGGAGGGTACATGCGCTCCCCGTCGTGGACACGCTGCAGCAAAGTTGAGCCCCCGCGAGAGAGAAAGCACCACAGCGACTCGGACACTGCAGAGCCCTTAATGAAGCTGGAGAGGCCCAAGCAGCAgtga
- the LOC141754753 gene encoding mitochondrial inner membrane m-AAA protease component AFG3L1-like isoform X2, with protein sequence MALLSVSVGPFRNRVRAVRTWSRDLSTISATLRNGGALASASLIQRRCGGLYQHSFARLLSSNKPPRGFEKYFPKSEESTGVNKSAEDENTKEQESLVREERDTNDDGDKRRRGGKKEESHWWTRFQDDFPLDEKAVRYFAIGAAGMTSAFLYFYFRETGMQISWKDFVHHYLNRGLVDHLEVVNKQYVKVIPAQGVNTSEVSYLWFNIGSVDSFERNLEMAQQEMGLDSQKVPVFYSSESDGSLLFSILPTLLLVGFLLFAMRQGPMAGGRGGKGRGNPFSMSESKAKIIKGDISVRFKDVAGCEEAKLEILEFVNFLQNPRQYQDLGAKIPKGAVLSGPPGTGKTLLAMATAGEANVPFITVNGSEFQEMFVGVGPARIRDTFATARKNAPCILFIDEIDAVGRKRGGGNFGSQSEQENTLNQLLVEMDGFNSSTNVVVLAGTNRADILDPALMRPGRFDRHIYIGPPDIKGRASIFKVHLRPLKLDTSIEVEALARKLAALTPGFTGADIANVCNEAALIAARHLNLHVNTKHFEQAVERVIGGMEKKTQVLQLPEKTTVAYHEAGHAVAGWFLEHADPLLKVSIVPRGKGLGYAQYLPKEQYLFTQEQLFDRMCMMLGGRVAEQVFFRRITTGAQDDLRKVTQSAYAQVVQFGMNEAVGQVSFNLPQQGDVVTEKPYSESTAQLIDQEVRTLIDTAFQRTLQLVTDKKEMVEKVAKRLLEKEILDKADMVELLGTRPFQEKSSYEEFVEGLGEFDEDTSLPEGLKNWNKNRGEEKHPQNRQNKSALYL encoded by the exons ATGGCTCTGCTCTCTGTGAGTGTCGGGCCCTTTCGGAACCGGGTCCGGGCGGTTCGGACGTGGAGCCGAGACTTGTCCACTATCTCTGCTACTTTACGCAACGGAGGCGCACTGGCGTCG GCGTCACTGATCCAAAGGAGATGTGGAGGATTATATCAACACAGTTTCGCTCGGTTACTTAGCTCAAACAAACCACCAAGAG GTTTTGAAAAGTATTTCCCAAAGAGTGAAGAAAGCACCGGCGTCAACAAATCAGCTGAAG ATGAAAACACCAAAGAGCAAGAATCTCTTGTAAGGGAAGAGCGGGACACAAATGATGATGGCGACAAAagacgaagaggaggaaaaaaggaaGAGTCACACTGGTGGACGCGCTTTCAG GATGATTTTCCCTTGGATGAAAAAGCAGTTCGGTACTTTGCAATCGGTGCAGCGGGCATGACCTCGgcttttttgtacttttacttccgGGAGACGGGGATGCAGATCTCCTGGAAGGACTTTGTGCATCACTACTTGAACAGAGGCTTG GTGGATCACCTGGAGGTTGTCAATAAACAATATGTCAAAGTAATTCCTGCCCAGGGAGTGAACACATCAGAAGTG AGCTATTTGTGGTTCAACATTGGCAGTGTTGACTCATTTGAGCGTAACCTGGAAATGGCCCAGCAAGAAATGGGTTTGGACTCACAGAAAGTACCCGTATTCTACAGCAGTGAAAGCGACGG GTCACTCCTTTTCAGCATTCTCCCAACCTTACTGCTGGTCGGCTTTTTACTTTTCGCAATGCGGCAGGGACCGATGGCAGGAGGTCGTGGGGGTAAAGGGCGAGGAAACCCCTTCAGCATGAGTGAATCCAaagccaaaataataaaaggcGACATTAGCGTTCGGTTCAAGGACGTCGCAGGCTGTGAGGAGGCCAAACTGGAGATTTTGGAGTTTGTCAACTTCTTGCAGAACCCGCGGCAGTACCAGGACCTGGGAGCCAAGATCCCAAAG GGTGCTGTGTTATCGGGCCCACCTGGTACCGGCAAGACCTTGCTAGCTATGGCCACTGCAGGAGAGGCCAACGTCCCCTTCATCACCGTCAACGGCTCAGAGTTCCAGGAAATGTTTGTTGGAGTGGGCCCAGCGAGG ATAAGGGATACGTTTGCCACAGCTCGTAAAAATGCCCCCTGCATCCTTTTCATTGACGAGATCGATGCAGTTGGCAGGAAGAGAGGCGGTGGGAACTTTGGCAGCCAGAGCGAGCAGGAAAACACCCTCAACCAGTTGCTCGTGGAAATGGACG GGTTCAACAGTAGCACTAACGTGGTTGTCTTAGCTGGCACCAATCGAGCTGATATCCTGGATCCAGCTTTGATGAGGCCGGGACGCTTTGATCGACATATATACATAG GCCCACCAGATATTAAAGGCAGGGCGTCCATCTTTAAGGTGCATTTAAGACCTCTGAAGTTGGACACTAGTATAGAAGTAGAGGCTTTGGCCAGGAAGCTAGCTGCACTAACCCCAGGTTTTACTG GGGCTGATATTGCTAATGTGTGTAATGAGGCTGCTTTAATAGCTGCACGTCACCTCAACCTACATGTCAATACAAAGCACTTTGAGCAGGCAGTCGAGAGAGTTATTGGAG GTATGGAGAAAAAGACTCAGGTACTGCAGCTTCCAGAGAAGACTACTGTGGCGTATCATGAGGCCGGACACGCTGTGGCAGGCTGGTTCCTAGAACATGCAGACCCTCTACTTAAG GTGTCCATTGTTCCCAGAGGAAAAGGTTTGGGTTATGCACAGTATCTGCCTAAGGAACAGTACCTGTTCACCCAGGAGCAGCTGTTTGACAGAATGTGCATGATGCTGGGGGGTCGAGTGGCTGAGCAGGTTTTCTTTCGGCGAATCACCACCGGGGCGCAGGATGACCTCAGGAAGGTCACGCAGTCTGCGTATGCACAG GTTGTACAGTTTGGAATGAATGAGGCGGTGGGTCAGGTGTCCTTCAACCTCCCTCAGCAGGGTGACGTAGTAACTGAGAAGCCCTACAGTGAATCTACAGCCCAGCTTATAGATCAGGAGGTCCGCACGCTTATAGACACCGCCTTCCAGCGAACACTTCAGCTCGTCACCGACAAGAAAGAAATGGTGGAGAAG GTGGCGAAACGTCTTCTAGAAAAGGAGATTCTAGACAAAGCCGACATGGTGGAGCTGCTAGGAACTCGTCCCTTTCAAGAGAAGTCATCGTATGAGGAGTTTGTTGAAGGGCTGGGAGAGTTTGATGAAGACACTTCTCTACCCGAAGGGCTAAAGAACTGGAACAagaacagaggagaggaaaaacaccCGCAGAATCGGCAAAACAAATCAGCCCTTTACCTGTAG
- the dbndd1 gene encoding dysbindin domain-containing protein 1 isoform X2, which translates to MEAQGGAGSPEPNKDIQKLLKPSSSGDLSKELLFHHPAGEEEEGGLLGHTASLLHITEKRQPLSSVSSLEVHFDLLDLTELTDMSDQELAEVFADSDEENHNESPAGQKHLTGSMTLQQTRAETQLATP; encoded by the exons ATGGAGGCACAGGGAGGGGCAGGGAGCCCAG AGCCCAATAAAGACATCCAGAAGCTGCTGAAGCCCTCCAGCTCAGGTGACCTATCTAAGGAGTTGTTGTTCCACCACCcagcaggggaggaggaggagggcggcCTGTTGGGGCACACCGCTAGCCTGCTGCACATCACCGAGAAGAGAC AACCACTGAGTAGTGTGTCTTCTTTGGAGGTGCACTTTGACCTCTTGGATCTGACTGAGCTGACTGATATGTCCGACCAAGAACTGGCTGAAGTCTTCGCTGACTCTGATGAGGAGAACCACAACGAGTCCCCAGCAG GACAGAAACATCTCACTGGAAGCATGACTCTACAACAGACACGAGCAGAAACACAACTGGCCACGCCCTAA
- the LOC141754753 gene encoding mitochondrial inner membrane m-AAA protease component AFG3L1-like isoform X1, whose translation MALLSVSVGPFRNRVRAVRTWSRDLSTISATLRNGGALASKASLIQRRCGGLYQHSFARLLSSNKPPRGFEKYFPKSEESTGVNKSAEDENTKEQESLVREERDTNDDGDKRRRGGKKEESHWWTRFQDDFPLDEKAVRYFAIGAAGMTSAFLYFYFRETGMQISWKDFVHHYLNRGLVDHLEVVNKQYVKVIPAQGVNTSEVSYLWFNIGSVDSFERNLEMAQQEMGLDSQKVPVFYSSESDGSLLFSILPTLLLVGFLLFAMRQGPMAGGRGGKGRGNPFSMSESKAKIIKGDISVRFKDVAGCEEAKLEILEFVNFLQNPRQYQDLGAKIPKGAVLSGPPGTGKTLLAMATAGEANVPFITVNGSEFQEMFVGVGPARIRDTFATARKNAPCILFIDEIDAVGRKRGGGNFGSQSEQENTLNQLLVEMDGFNSSTNVVVLAGTNRADILDPALMRPGRFDRHIYIGPPDIKGRASIFKVHLRPLKLDTSIEVEALARKLAALTPGFTGADIANVCNEAALIAARHLNLHVNTKHFEQAVERVIGGMEKKTQVLQLPEKTTVAYHEAGHAVAGWFLEHADPLLKVSIVPRGKGLGYAQYLPKEQYLFTQEQLFDRMCMMLGGRVAEQVFFRRITTGAQDDLRKVTQSAYAQVVQFGMNEAVGQVSFNLPQQGDVVTEKPYSESTAQLIDQEVRTLIDTAFQRTLQLVTDKKEMVEKVAKRLLEKEILDKADMVELLGTRPFQEKSSYEEFVEGLGEFDEDTSLPEGLKNWNKNRGEEKHPQNRQNKSALYL comes from the exons ATGGCTCTGCTCTCTGTGAGTGTCGGGCCCTTTCGGAACCGGGTCCGGGCGGTTCGGACGTGGAGCCGAGACTTGTCCACTATCTCTGCTACTTTACGCAACGGAGGCGCACTGGCGTCG AAGGCGTCACTGATCCAAAGGAGATGTGGAGGATTATATCAACACAGTTTCGCTCGGTTACTTAGCTCAAACAAACCACCAAGAG GTTTTGAAAAGTATTTCCCAAAGAGTGAAGAAAGCACCGGCGTCAACAAATCAGCTGAAG ATGAAAACACCAAAGAGCAAGAATCTCTTGTAAGGGAAGAGCGGGACACAAATGATGATGGCGACAAAagacgaagaggaggaaaaaaggaaGAGTCACACTGGTGGACGCGCTTTCAG GATGATTTTCCCTTGGATGAAAAAGCAGTTCGGTACTTTGCAATCGGTGCAGCGGGCATGACCTCGgcttttttgtacttttacttccgGGAGACGGGGATGCAGATCTCCTGGAAGGACTTTGTGCATCACTACTTGAACAGAGGCTTG GTGGATCACCTGGAGGTTGTCAATAAACAATATGTCAAAGTAATTCCTGCCCAGGGAGTGAACACATCAGAAGTG AGCTATTTGTGGTTCAACATTGGCAGTGTTGACTCATTTGAGCGTAACCTGGAAATGGCCCAGCAAGAAATGGGTTTGGACTCACAGAAAGTACCCGTATTCTACAGCAGTGAAAGCGACGG GTCACTCCTTTTCAGCATTCTCCCAACCTTACTGCTGGTCGGCTTTTTACTTTTCGCAATGCGGCAGGGACCGATGGCAGGAGGTCGTGGGGGTAAAGGGCGAGGAAACCCCTTCAGCATGAGTGAATCCAaagccaaaataataaaaggcGACATTAGCGTTCGGTTCAAGGACGTCGCAGGCTGTGAGGAGGCCAAACTGGAGATTTTGGAGTTTGTCAACTTCTTGCAGAACCCGCGGCAGTACCAGGACCTGGGAGCCAAGATCCCAAAG GGTGCTGTGTTATCGGGCCCACCTGGTACCGGCAAGACCTTGCTAGCTATGGCCACTGCAGGAGAGGCCAACGTCCCCTTCATCACCGTCAACGGCTCAGAGTTCCAGGAAATGTTTGTTGGAGTGGGCCCAGCGAGG ATAAGGGATACGTTTGCCACAGCTCGTAAAAATGCCCCCTGCATCCTTTTCATTGACGAGATCGATGCAGTTGGCAGGAAGAGAGGCGGTGGGAACTTTGGCAGCCAGAGCGAGCAGGAAAACACCCTCAACCAGTTGCTCGTGGAAATGGACG GGTTCAACAGTAGCACTAACGTGGTTGTCTTAGCTGGCACCAATCGAGCTGATATCCTGGATCCAGCTTTGATGAGGCCGGGACGCTTTGATCGACATATATACATAG GCCCACCAGATATTAAAGGCAGGGCGTCCATCTTTAAGGTGCATTTAAGACCTCTGAAGTTGGACACTAGTATAGAAGTAGAGGCTTTGGCCAGGAAGCTAGCTGCACTAACCCCAGGTTTTACTG GGGCTGATATTGCTAATGTGTGTAATGAGGCTGCTTTAATAGCTGCACGTCACCTCAACCTACATGTCAATACAAAGCACTTTGAGCAGGCAGTCGAGAGAGTTATTGGAG GTATGGAGAAAAAGACTCAGGTACTGCAGCTTCCAGAGAAGACTACTGTGGCGTATCATGAGGCCGGACACGCTGTGGCAGGCTGGTTCCTAGAACATGCAGACCCTCTACTTAAG GTGTCCATTGTTCCCAGAGGAAAAGGTTTGGGTTATGCACAGTATCTGCCTAAGGAACAGTACCTGTTCACCCAGGAGCAGCTGTTTGACAGAATGTGCATGATGCTGGGGGGTCGAGTGGCTGAGCAGGTTTTCTTTCGGCGAATCACCACCGGGGCGCAGGATGACCTCAGGAAGGTCACGCAGTCTGCGTATGCACAG GTTGTACAGTTTGGAATGAATGAGGCGGTGGGTCAGGTGTCCTTCAACCTCCCTCAGCAGGGTGACGTAGTAACTGAGAAGCCCTACAGTGAATCTACAGCCCAGCTTATAGATCAGGAGGTCCGCACGCTTATAGACACCGCCTTCCAGCGAACACTTCAGCTCGTCACCGACAAGAAAGAAATGGTGGAGAAG GTGGCGAAACGTCTTCTAGAAAAGGAGATTCTAGACAAAGCCGACATGGTGGAGCTGCTAGGAACTCGTCCCTTTCAAGAGAAGTCATCGTATGAGGAGTTTGTTGAAGGGCTGGGAGAGTTTGATGAAGACACTTCTCTACCCGAAGGGCTAAAGAACTGGAACAagaacagaggagaggaaaaacaccCGCAGAATCGGCAAAACAAATCAGCCCTTTACCTGTAG